TGAATTTTAAATATTTATACCGTTCTAGTCATTATTATGACTAATTATCTTTATTTTTCTCTTTTTTATTCATTTGACTGTTTACCGGAAATCTATAATAACCATGGGTTAATTAAATGTATTAATAATAGGATAATTAATATAAATCCTAAATATCTATGCCATTTAATCCAGTTTTTTTTAAATAACTCTATTCTACCTAATAAATATAATGAAAACATTAATACAATACTTAACCATAGTATTAACCCGGTATGTAATTGTAAATTCTTATTTAAAGCAATATATCCGTGAATAATGCCATTAATAACTAATAATATACCAGATAACTTATGATACTTTTTCAATACATTCATAACTACCACAAAATATTTTGCAATCTTTGATTTCTTATCTTTGATAAAATTTTTATATATTCTTCTTGAAATAAATAATGAAAGATTAAATACTAATAAAAATACATTAATCCAACCTAATATTTCAACTACTTCTTTCACATTAATACCCCATAATTATTTAATTAATCCTAATCCTCTTAAAAAATTTCTAGCTACTATTTCTGGTTCTATACCTTCAACATCTACTAAATAATTTAACCTAATAATTATATTTTCATTTAAATAAAGAGTTAAGGGTTTCAAAATTTCTTTGATTTCTGGATATTTATTTAAAACTTCTTCTCTAACCAATACAGCTGGGTTATATAATGGAAAAAAGCTCTTATCATCTTTTAATACAGTTAAGTTATATTTTAATAATTTAGCATCTGTTGAATAAACCATTGCAACATCTATTTTTCCTGCAGATACAGCTTCATATGTTAAACCAGCCTCCATAGTTTTTACATATTTTTTAGGAACATCCATACCATATGCTTTTGCCATTGCAAAAAAACCATCTGCTCTTTCATAAAATTCTGGATTAACACCAAATATGACCTTATTTCCTTCATTTACAAATTTTGCTAAATCAGAAAGTGTTCTGATATTATTTTTTTCTGCAAATTCATTTCTAACTGCCATAGCATATGTGTCATTAAAAGGAATCATATTTATCCATACAATTTTATTTTTTTCATAATCTAATTTAGCTACTTCATTAAATAATTCATATGGATCATATATGTTTTTTGTTTGTTTAAAATATGCAGCCCATGCTGTTCCAGTGTATTCGGAATAAATGTCCACCTGTCCATTTTCTATAGCAGCTCTTAATGGAAATGAGGTTAAACCAAATTGTTCTTCAACCCTAAATCCTGCATTTTTTAAAAGTTGTGATATCATATTTGCCAAAACATATCCTTCTGTAAACATTTTTGCTCCAACAACTACAGTTTTAGCAGCAAAAACATTTAAACTTAAAATAACTAATAATAATATTACTCCAATTTTTTTCACAATGATCCCCCCTCTTAAATTTCTGTAATTAAACCTTTAGAAACTGATTTTTTTTCTAAAATGCCTAAAATAGTATCTACTAATATTGCTAAAATTGAAACTGGTAAAACACCAGCAAAAATAATAGGTGCATTATAATGAGATAAACCTGTAAATATTATTACTCCCAAACCACCTCCACCAATAACTGAGGCTACTGTAGCAGTAGCAATATTGATTATAGCAGAGTTTCTAATTCCAGAAAATATTGCTGGTAATGCAATAGGTACTTCTACTTTGTATAATATATCCTTTTCATTCATTCCCATACCTTCAGCAATTTCAATTATTTTTGGACTTATACTTATAATACCCGATGTAGTATTAAATATTATTGGGACTAATCCGTATAAAAACAAAGCGGTTATAGCTGTAAGTTTTCCTATTCCCATGAACAAGAATATTAAAGCTATTACAGCAATACTAGGTACAGATTGTGTTATACCTGTTATTGAAAGAGCTAAATTAGTATATTTTCTTCTTTTTTTTCTAGTAATATATATTCCGATAATAACACCAAATATTACAGAAAGAGACCAAGATATAAGAAATATTATTAAATGTTCTATTGTTCTTTCAATAACAATATTAAAATTATCAATAAAATAAGAGAAAATATACATTTTATTCCTCCATTAAAGAATCATATTTTAATACTCCTATGACTTTATTTTCTTTTAATACAGGTATATAATGAATGTTATTTTTAAACATAATATTTAGGCCTTCCAAAACACTATCATTATAATTAATATACTCTTTTCTTACAATTTTATTATCGTTTTTTATATCATTTTCAATTAAAAAGCCTTCATATTTGTTGTTATATAATATATAACATGAAGAATTAAGATTATTAATCTCATCAATAGTGCTTATAATTGTAAAGTCTTTTGTAATAACTTTTTCAGCTTTAACAAATTCTAAAAAATTTAATTCTGCACTTTTTCCTAATAACTCTTTAACAAAATCATTTTTTGGCTTTTTGATAATATTTAAGGTATTATCATACTGTATTAATTCTCCATTATTAAAAATAGCTATTTTATCTCCTAATTTAATGGCTTCTCTAATATCATGAGTAACAAA
This genomic window from Marinitoga litoralis contains:
- a CDS encoding glycine betaine ABC transporter substrate-binding protein; its protein translation is MKKIGVILLLVILSLNVFAAKTVVVGAKMFTEGYVLANMISQLLKNAGFRVEEQFGLTSFPLRAAIENGQVDIYSEYTGTAWAAYFKQTKNIYDPYELFNEVAKLDYEKNKIVWINMIPFNDTYAMAVRNEFAEKNNIRTLSDLAKFVNEGNKVIFGVNPEFYERADGFFAMAKAYGMDVPKKYVKTMEAGLTYEAVSAGKIDVAMVYSTDAKLLKYNLTVLKDDKSFFPLYNPAVLVREEVLNKYPEIKEILKPLTLYLNENIIIRLNYLVDVEGIEPEIVARNFLRGLGLIK
- a CDS encoding ABC transporter permease; protein product: MYIFSYFIDNFNIVIERTIEHLIIFLISWSLSVIFGVIIGIYITRKKRRKYTNLALSITGITQSVPSIAVIALIFLFMGIGKLTAITALFLYGLVPIIFNTTSGIISISPKIIEIAEGMGMNEKDILYKVEVPIALPAIFSGIRNSAIINIATATVASVIGGGGLGVIIFTGLSHYNAPIIFAGVLPVSILAILVDTILGILEKKSVSKGLITEI